In the genome of Acaryochloris sp. CCMEE 5410, the window GTAGCGAGTTCCAGCTTTACGATGGTGAACCGCAGTTTTGACGTTAGATCGTAAAACCTCACCATTTTTAACGGTGGCATAAATCACCCAGTGATCTCCACATTCCATCCGATTGGCGACTTCACACTCCAGATAAGAGATGGAATCTTTGAGAATTGGACTACCATTGCTAGCAGTATCCGTCTCAATGCCTTGAAACCGATCTTCGCCAGGACCAAAGGGCTTGAGGAAATGCTTCATCGTCCGCTGATAGTTATCTTCTCCGAGAATATTGAGGACAAAGGTACTTTCGGTATGGAGTAATGACTCTACTGCTCGCTCCTTAGCTACGGCAACCGTGAAACCCGGTGGGTTAAAGGTGGCCTGAGAGACCCATGAAGCCAACATCCCACTCTCAACATCCCCTTGCTTAGCTGTCAGGATACAGAGGGAACCGACAATTCGTCCGACCGCCTGTTCAGTCGCAGTGGTCTGAGTGACCACTTGAGCAGAGCCTTGCTTGCGGGTCTTAGCTTTCACCGCTTTCTTAATTTTTTGGGCAAAGTCCGTCCCCGCTTCTTCACAGGTTTTAAGGGTGACATCGGTGGGCTTGAATTTCACCTTAATCGAGTCAAAACCAAAGCTATAGCCTGCATCTCTCAGCTTGCCCTCTAGTAGGTCAATCGCTTCTCCACTCCAGCCAAAAGACCCGAAGACACCTGTAGGCTTACTTTTGGGGACTGTAGACAACAGGATACCTAGAGCCGTTTGAATTTGAGTTGGGGCATGGCCTCCTAGAGTAGGCGAACCAATAATAAAGCCCTCACAATTATCGGCAACAGCCTGAATATCTTTAGGGCTAGCGGTTTCACAGTTGATAACCTGCACCGCCACCCCTGCTTTGGTAATCCCGCGGGCAATGGCTTGACCAATAGTGGCAGTATTGCCATAGGCGGATGCATAGAGAATCGCCACTGAGCTCGTTTTCTTTTGCTGTTCTTCACTCCACTGTCGGTAGGTCCGAGTCAGCTCCTGAACACCGTACCGGACGATGGGGCCATGGTTGGGAGCATAGGTGCTAATCGCCAACGGGGCTAGCTTATCAAGCACCACCTCCACTTGGCGAGCATAGGGGGCTTTCAAACAATCAAAGTAATAGCGCCGATCTTCTCTCAGTTGGGTGGTGTTATGGTCAAAGGCATCCTCACTACAAAGATGAATGCCAAAGAACTTGTCGGAAAAGAGGGTGCGGGTAGCCGAATCGTAGGTTAGAAGGCTATCGGGATAGCGAGGGGTAGTGGCCCGGACAAATTGCAGTCGGTGTCCTTGCCCTAAGTCCAACGTTTTATCGCTGGCGCTACTTCTAACAATCTTGAGGTTCAGTTCGTAGTCCGGCAATGCCGTTTTAAGGGCGGCTGCACCGGGATTTGAACAAACGATAGTGACATTAGGCACTTTATCAAGAAGTACTTTCAGAGTTTCAGCCCGGTTGGCGTTGACATGACCCAGCACCAAATAATCCAGCGTTTGTAAATCAAAGTCAAAATTATCCAAATCAACAGACTGCTGGGTAACCCACCGGAGCTGATCCCACAGCCGACCAAAAATCGGTTTAAAGGCAGTACTAGACTGGGCTGAGATGGCTTGTAGCTGTTGAAAAAAGATTTCTGTAAAAGATCCTCCCGGGGGGTCAATCAGGGCTGTTTTATCGCCTTTGATGATGTAGGTATTGGCGGTAGTTCCCCGTTCCAGGGCATATTCAATTTCAAATCGGAGGCGATTCCAACTGCGCGATCGCAACGCCAATGTCCCAGGTGCAATCGGTACGACCTGGACATCTCTAGCTTTACCAGGTGCGGCCTGAGAGGGAGGAGTGAGGGTTGAAGGGGTCATAAATCTATCCGTCTAACTGCGAGGATGAACTAGATTGAAATTGAGCTAAAAACTGCTGCACAGCTTGAGGGGGCTGGAGTTTTCTTGCTCCACAGCCTCCGATAATGGCAACCTTTTACGCGGGCTAAGCCTCAAGATGCATCGCAACTACTGGGGAATAGACCTTAATAATAGGTTCCCACCTGACGGTGGTGAACCGCTGTCAGACTATCGGGTTTCGAGACTTTACCGACGGTCACTTCGCTATAGACCAACCAATGGTCACTGCATTCCATCCGGCTCGCTACTTTGCATTCCATATAGGAGAGGGCATCGGCCAAGATGGGAGAGCCATTTTCGGCGGTCCGGGTTTTGACCCCTGCAAATCGGTCAGCTCCCGGTGGAAATCGCTTGAGGAAATGGGTCATTAAGGTCGCGTAGTTATCGGCCTCTAAAACATTCAGAACAAAGGTATCGTTCACTTGCATTAGGGATTCAATAGCACGGTCTTTTGCCACAGCCACCGTGAACCCAAGGGGTTCGAAGCTAGCCTGAGCCACCCAGGAGGCGAGCATCGCCCCCTTTAGATCGCCTTTTTGAGCGGTAAGGATATACAAGCCACTGCTCAAGCGCCCTAGAGCTTTTTCCAGGTCACCATCAATCTCCTTAATCTTTTTGATATTGTCCTTCTGCGTCAACTTTTGCCCCAAGTCAGTCCCTGATTCTTCACAGGCTTGGTAGATCGTTTCTGTCGGCTTATCCTTGACCCGAATAGCCCCAAAAGCTTCCTTTAAACCGATATCCTTAAACCGAGTCAGTAAGGGGTCAATAGGCTGATCATCACCACCATAGGACTCGAAGGCCCCAAAGATCTGCTTATTCTTGGCAGCGGCTAACATCTGGCTAATCGCCGTTTGGGCTACTGTGGCATAAGCTCCTGAGTTAGGGGGCGTCGTCACCACAAAAGCGGAGACGTAGTTGATCAATTCCTGGACTTCCTGCACATCGGCAACTTTGAGATCCATCATCTCGACGGCAACCCCGGTCTTGGAAATGCCCCGGGCAATGGCTTGGGAGAGGCGATCGCTGTAGCCGTAATCGGACAAATAAAAGACTGCAGCCGTTTGCTCAGCTTTGGATTTCTCCTGACTCCACGTGCGATATCGTTCCGTTAATTCTTGGACATTGTGACGGAGTAAAGGACCATGTCCCGTGGCAATGGTGTTGATACCTTCTAGCTTATCCATCCGCTTCATCGCACCCAAGACGGAGCGAGCGTTAGGTCCCATCAGACATTCATAGTAAAACCGATAGTCGGGGGAGAGGGCTTCTAAATCTTTATCAAAGGTGTCATCGGTACAGAAGTGAGAGCCAAAGGCGTCACAGGTATAGAGGATTTGGGTCTTGTGATCGTAGGTAAAGATGGTGTCAGGCCAGTGCAAATTCGGAGCATTGAGAAATTCCAATACGTGGCCTTGACCTATATCTATCTGGTCGCCATTCTTAACAATTTTGCTGTTGATGGATTCATTGACAAACTCTTCCAGAAAACTGATGGCGATTTTGGCACCCACCACCACAGCCTGGGGGGCGAGGGCTAAAACATCTTTAACCAGGCCGCTATGGTCTGGTTCGGTATGGCTAACAATTAGGTAATCAATTTCAGCTGGATCGATTTCACCTTGGAGGAGGCTGAGGTACAATTCCCGAAATTTTTCATGGGAAGTGTCGATCAGGGCGACTTTATCGCCCCGAACCAGGTAGGAGTTGTAGGTGGTGCCGTTTTGTAACCCGAACTCGATATCAAAGCGATCGCGATCCCAATCTAAGGAGCGCATCACGGTGGTATCGTCCCCAATTTCCAGGGTCTGAGTGGTTAATCGGTTTTCGGATTGTATGTTGCGATCGCCTAGTGCTACCATCAGCCACCTCCTATGCTATTGCAGATTGTTAAGATATATTGCAATTCTAGCGTAACATCCCCCTGGGCTTTGATTAGAACTTGTGATGAATGGCATAGCGTTTTCCTGTCTCAAGCCATGCCTGTCGTTTTCCCTGCAAACTCAGATTGAATTTCCCGTAGGGTTTGACGCAATGCTCCAGCATGGATCCAGCCCACAAAACCACTGTATAGGCACTGGCCTTGAGGGCAGGCGAGGAAGACATGATCCACTCGGGCAGGATTCTTCCATAACCGTAGGGTTAAGCCCGAGTCAAAGCTCAGGGCTACTTTTGACTTCTCAAAATCCCGTCGGTGGGCATCCGTCATCCCAGGGACGGCCTGTAACCGTTGAATAATCTCTAGCTCGGGGGAAGGCTGGACGAGAAGGGGTTGACGAGGCGATTGCCAAAACTCTCGTATGGCTTGATCGATAGCTTCGTCATATCGCTGAGCACTATGGACAATATCAGGCAAGACGACGTGGTGAGCATGATCAAATTGGGTGGCTCCCAGCATGATTAAGCCATCGCTACCGCCATCGGTATTGCTGGCAATGGAAAGGGTGGGGACTTGAGCTGCGATCGCACTGGCAATACTTCGTCGATTCTTACCTAAATCTCGGGCAATCCCTAGCCCTACTTCTAGGGGATCCATCATTCGACAAACATCCGATCCGCTCACGGGTGATCCAACTAAAATCAGGGATTCTATCTGAGGCCACCATTCTGGATGGCGATGCAAGACTTCTAGCCAAATCAAGCCCCCCATTGAATGACCCACAACGCGAATGGGAAGTTGGGGATGTGTCGAGATCGCCTGAGTGGCAATGGTTTCTACGTCTTGAACCAAAGGTTCAATGCGCAGCCAAGTCCGCCACCAGCCTAAATTAGGGGCAATGATTTTAGTATTGGCTGGGGCAACCCTTCTCCCCAAGCGAGCCATGGCTCCATTGGTATCGGCCCAGCCATGCTGGACAAATAGCAAGCGTTCCGGAATTGAAGACGTCATAAACTTCTCTGGAAAATGACAAACGAGGTTGGACCAAGTCCTGATCTAACCTCACCTTAATCTGATTTATCTCCGCTTCACTTGGACGAATATTCACTTTTGAGACTGGCTATCAACGTCTGGCAGAATAGGTCGTAGTCTTCGATGGATAGAATGACGGATCTACTGCTATCGACAGCACGCCTGCCTCTGGGCAATAAACGGATTGTCATTACAGCTCCTCGACCCTATGCCGGACGTCTGGCGACGGCAATCATCCAGCAAGGGGGGTTGCCCATTGTCATGCCCACAATAGAGACCTATGCATTAGACCCTGCTCCCGATTTGGATCACGCCTTGCAACAGCTCAGGGATTTTTCGTGGGTTGCTTTCACCAGTCGCACAGGCATTCAAGCCGTTATGCTGCGGTTACAACAGCTCGATATCCCCTTATTCCTTCTCAATCAATGCCATATTTGCGCCATTGGCCAAGATGCAGACCAACTGCAAGCGCTAGGCGTTCGGGTTGATCTCATTCCCAAGGAATCGAGTCCCGCTGGCCTTGTGGCAGAACTGGCCCAAATCCCTGACATAGACACCCAGCGCATTTTAGTGCCGATTCCCCAGGTGGAGCGGATACCGGAGCCAGATATCGTGCCCAACTTTCTGGCTGATCTGCAGCAATTGGGATTAACCGTTGTATCGGTGCCCGCTTATGTCACACGTCGGCTGGAGGCCACGGCCTATGCCGTCGAGGTGGAACAGATTCGCCAGGGTAAGGTGGATGCGATCGCATTTAGCAGTACTGCTGAAATCTCGGCCTTGCTGCAGATGGTGGATGCCGAAACCCTAATGAAACATTGTGTGATCGCCTGTTTTGGTCCCTATACCGCTGGGAACGCAAAAGACTTAGGGTTATCCGTTGATATCGTGTCCCAGGATTTTAGTTCATTTACAGGCTTTACCGCAGCCATCGCTCAATTTTTCCACCCCGCTTCCGCAGATATCCCTAGGCAGGACCCCGTAATTTTGCCGTAAACTGTAAATACGTAAATACGCCCCTGGCCAACTTTCCGTGAGCAAGGCCAGTTCCTGGAGTTTTTGAGACACCATGTATCAGACCGCCGACCTACATGTCGTTGAAACCCGTCCCTTGATTAGTCCTGCTTTGCTCCACCATGAAGTTCCGTTGACGGATACAGCGGCTGCTTTGGTTGCAGAAACCCGCGATCGCATCCGTAATATTCTCCGCAACGAAGACCAGCGTCTCTTAGTGATTGTTGGTCCTTGCTCGGTCCATGATGTTGATGCTGCCTTGGAATATGGCAAAAAACTAGCGGTGCTCCGCGAACAGCTTTCCGATCAGCTTGAAATTGTGATGCGGGTGTATTTTGAAAAACCTCGGACCAGCATTGGCTGGAAAGGGCTGATTAATGATCCACACCTAGATGGCAGCTATGACATCAACACCGGCTTGCGCTTAGCCCGTCAACTCCTGCTGGACTTAGCAAACCTAGGTTTACCCGCCGCCACCGAACTTCTCGACCCGATCACACCTCAATACATTGCCGACTTAATTGCCTGGACTGCCATTGGTGCCCGCACCACGGAAAGCCAAACCCATCGGGAGATGGCTTCGGGCCTATCCATGCCCATTGGCTTCAAAAATAACACCGACGGGAGTTTGCAAGCCGCCAGCAATGCCATGCTAGCAGCGAACCAACCCCATCGTTTTCTAGGCATCAACCACCATGGCCTCGCCAGTATTGTCAAAACCACAGGCAACCCTGACACTCATTTGGTCCTTCGAGGCGGCAAACAAGGCCCCAACTATGCCGCTGAGAATGTGGAACAGGCCACCAAAGAACTCGCCAAACACAATCTGAATCCCAGAGTCATGGTGGACTGTAGCCATGCCAACGCCAACAAAGACCATAACCGGCAAGTCGAGGTCCTAGAAAACGTTGCACGGCAACTCAACAATAGCTCCCAACGGCTGTTAGGGGTAATGATTGAAAGTCATTTAGTGGCTGGGAACCAACCCATTTCAGAAGATTTGAGCCAGCTAACCTATGGACAAAGCATCACGGATGCCTGTGTCAACTTCGAAACGACCACCAAAATGCTAACCACCTTGGCAGCATCGGTTCGCGGCGCTGACACAGTCTCAGTGAGCTAAAGCCCCACATCTTCTAAGGTGTCAGCAGTTTCTTCTTTTGCTCAGCGGTCAAAATAGACAGGATACGCTGTTGGGCTAGGGACTCAACTTCTTGTAACTGGGATTTTTGATTACCTGTGAGATTGAGCTGTTGCAGTGCAGCAGATTGGGAAAGATTTGCCGATTGCAGAGTTTGTAATTGCTTTTGTTGATCTGGGCTAAGAATAGTTTGGATTTGGGCTTGGGCTAAGGCCTGAACCTGCTGCACTTGTGCCTGTTGCTCCGTCGTCAGATTCAATGCCGCTAAAGCTGAGGGCGGTGAAGAGGGCGGCGTCGCGGGGGCCGTTCCCGTTGACGAGGGAGAAGGAGCAGGCGCAGTTGCTGGAGAAGGCAAGGGGCCCTTTTGCAGCTGTTTTTTCTGTTCCGCATTCAAAATAGAAAGCAGTCGCTGCTGAGCAATGGCTTCAATCTCTTTTAGCTGGGTGATTTGGTCCGGGGCTAGGTTGAGCTTCGCCAAGGCAGCCCCTTTGGAGGCCCCTGAAGATTGTAGAGACTGCAGTTCAGACCATTGGGCTGGCGTCAGGACATTTTTAACCTGGGCTTGAATTAAAGCATCAATTCTTCGGATCTGGGCCTCTTGAGCAGCACTGAGATTCAACGAGGAGAGAGGATTCGCTGGAGGTGCTTGGGCAATCAGTGGAGGTTGCGAACGAACAACTACGCTAGGTGCAGTAATTGCGAGTTTTTTCGAGGGGACCTGCAGTTGTCCTGGCAAACTCAAGGGTTTTTGAGCTTGAGCGACAGGCTGAGTGAGGGCGAATGCGATCGCACCCACGGCAACAGAAATCAGTTTGGGTTTGATCATGATTAAAAGCATCAAGAATTCGTCAATCAGTCTACTCTCTGAGGGCTGCACAGATAACAAGTTGTTAACCTAGGCCGAGAATCAGAGAAGGAGGGTCTACAAAGAAAGAAGAAAAATAAGCCCCTTTTGTTTCACAGCATAGGACATCTTTCCCCATGCAAGATGAGCAGGTTATTCTTGACGCCAACGCCGCTTTTTATCGCGCTTTTGAGAAAAAAGATCTAGCAGCCATGCAAAAAGTATGGTCCCACGGCATTGCTAGTATCTGTGTTCACCCCGGTCGAGGGGAATTAAAGGGGTGGGACGCCATTGAGTCATCTTGGCAAAAAATCTTTAAAAATACCGCCTATCTAGAAATTGACACCAAAATCATTACGGTCAACCGCAGCGGGGATTTAGCTTATGTTGTGCTGATCGAGAAGGTGTTGCAGGTGGCTCAACGCCGCCAACAAAAAGCTGAATCCATGGCCACTAATATCTTTGAGCGCATGGGTCAAGACTGGTATTTAGTCCATCATCATGGAAGTCCAATTGTCAGCTAGGCCCTGAATTGCTCTAGGGCCTAGCTGACAATTGCCTCTTCATGCTTCACCATAAGTCGAGGATTAACGTTTCTTTTTCTTCTTTAGCTTTTTGAGAAATTCAGGATCTTCTCGCATGGTCCGAGAAACAGTCTGAAAGGCATGCTCAACTTGGGGGAGGGGCAAATAAGTATCGGCTTCTAGAGCCAACATCACCTTACTGCCATCACTTAAAGGCACCAGATAAATTTCTACGATGTTGTAGCCTCGATTTGTGCGTTTATACTGCAGCTCTCCAGACAATGTTTGTCCCAGGAAACGCCGCTGATGATATTCTCGCGCTGGGGCATTAATCCCCAAATAGGTTGTTTTGAGGTATCCCAACAACTCCTCATCTTCCATATTTAGCAGTTCTAGCCAGTCTGCAGCTAAAGCGGCCATGCGGATTTTGAGTTTGCGGTTTCCTTTTTGCGCCACCACGCCGACGGTATCGTTGCCTAGGGATTTAACCTCGGAAAACCCTCTAGGGGTTTCAAAAATCAGACCATTGGCAAAATGGGTGAGACGCTTGGGTTGTGATTTAGCCTGGGTAGTTGCTGAGGGCGTTTCCTCCGCGAGACTGGCGAGAGGAAGAAGCGTTGGGGTTAGAGCGATCAGACCTGCGATCGCAGTCGGTAACATCCGAAATTGAGTCATAGTATCAACCAAAAACTAAGGAATCAGGACAGTTCTGAACGTCTAGTAAAAAAGTCAAATATTTGAGTCTTAAGGGTGAGTCATTTGCATCGGCTGCACAGATTGATCGAATTCTTCAGCCGTCAGAAAGCCAAGGGCGACGCAAGTTTCTCTTAAGGTTTGGCCCGTTTGATACGCTTGTTTCGCAACTTGTGCTGCCCGGTCGTAACCAATTTGAGGCGTTAGCGCGGTCACCAACATCAATGACTGATTTAGATAGGTTTCTATTTGCGACAAATTGGGTTGAACACCAACAACCAGATAGGCTTTGAACGCACTACAGGCATCCGAAAGAATGCGAATAGAGTGCAAAAGATTGTGAATAATCACTGGCTTAAAGACATTCAGCTCTAGGTTACCCTGACTCCCTGCAAAACTAATCGCCGTGTCATTACCAATCACCTGAGCGCAAACCATCGTTAACGCTTCACACTGAGTTGGATTCACCTTTCCAGGCATAATGGACGACCCTGGTTCATTGGCTGGCAAGCTTAACTCCCCCAATCCACAGCGAGGTCCCGACGCCATCCAGCGCAAGTCATTGGCAATCTTGACTAGACTACAAGCCAAAGTTTTTAGCGCACCACTCGTCATCACTAAAGCATCATGGGCAGCCAGTCCTGCAAACTTATTAGGGGCAGTCACAAAGGGCAACCCCGTCAACTCTGCAATTTGGTCAGCAACTCGCTCTGCGAACTCAGGGTGAGTATTCAATCCAGTCCCCACAGCTGTTCCCCCCAATACCAATTCATGTAAATGTGGCAATGTATGCTGGAGTCGCTCTAGATTCTGCTCCAGTTGCGTCACATATCCCGAGAATTCTTGTCCCAACGTTAACGGCACCGCATCCATCAAATGGGTCCGACCAATTTTGACAATTCCATCAAATTCACTGGCCTTGGCCCCTAAGGAATCGCGAAGGTCAATCAGCTGAGGAATCAATTGATGGACCAGTTGTTCCAAAGCTGCTATATGCATAGCGGTTGGGAACACATCATTTGAGGATTGAGACAGATTGACATGATCATTGGGATGGCAAGGATCTTTACTCCCCAACTGACCACCCGCTAGCTCAATGGCGAGATTGGCAATTACCTCATTGGCATTCATATTGGATTGAGTGCCACTGCCGGTCTGCCACACACGTAATGGGAACTGATCGTCCCATCGACCATTCACCACTTCGGTAGCAGCCTCAACAATCAGGTTTGCAACCTCTGGGGACAGGCGACCCAAAGTCAAATTCACCATTGCCGCCGCTTGCTTAACAAGACCCAACCCACGAATCATCGCCCTCGGCATTTTGTCATCACCAATCGCAAAATATTTTAGGGACCGTTGAGTTTGTGCGCCCCAATAACAATGACTCGGCACCTCAACGCTGCCCATACTATCGGTTTCAATCCGCACTTTATCGTTACGCTGAGATAGTTGAGACATGCGTAGTTCGGCCTTTTTTCGAGAAATGTCAGCAAATTTTAGAGTATGGTACAACCATACGTTAACGTGGGTATCCTGACTGAGAGGGTGAGTTCAGGCAACTTACACGTTCAGTTTTTTGCATCATCCTTCATAATCTAATGGTGTTATTGAAGCTGTAATGGTTCGAACCGGAAGATGTTGATTGTGCCCAAAAAAGTGGGTATCCTCCCAACAGAACAAAGCCTCAAACATTAGGTTTAATTATTTCCATATTGTTATTCAGCCTGTAGCGGACATACCTGTGGTGACTTCATTAAAAAGTCTGTTTTCGAATTCGAATCAGGGGGTAGGCGTAGAGTTAACCCCGGACAGCGTGAATATCGTTCAACTTAAGCAACAAAAGCAGGGGACAAACCTCAATACTTTTGCGGCAATTCCGATTCCGGAAGGTGCTTTTCAAGATGGACGGATTACAGATCCGGACGCCATCGCCGATGCCCTTCGTCAAGGAATTACAGAACATAAAATCAAAGCCAAAGCTGCCATATGCGCCGTTCCCATTGGTGAAGCTGTCATTCGGTTGATTCGTTTACCGGCCGAACTGGACGAAATGGAGCTGCGGGATATGGTTCTTAATCAAGAAGCAGCCATATATCTGCCCTTTCCGAGAGAAGAAGCAGATGTTGACTTTCAACGGTTAGGAACAGACATCGATGAGGATGGTATTGAAAGAGTCGAAGTACTTCTCGTTGCCACGCCAAAAGATATTACTGAAAATTACCTCAATGTTTTCCAACAAGCAGGTCTAGATCTAAAAGTTCTAGAAGTCAGTAGTTTTTCCTTAATCAGAACGCTGCGAAATCAACTCCTCCAATTTATGGAAGGAGAAGCAGTGGCACTGGTGAATATTGATTTTGATGGTACTGAAATTAGTATCGTCATGGATGGTATTCCTCAATTTAATCGTAAGGTCCCCATTGGCACTCATCATCTTCAAAATGCTTTGAGTCGGGCGATGAACCTGCCTGGCGCAATGGGGGCAGATTTATTGCAAGGGATGACCGTTCCTTTAGATGTAACGGACAACACCGCCAATAATCCCAGCTCTGCTGCCATCCTGAGAATGTTAAGCGATTTATCGGATGAACTTCGCCGTTCCATCGACTTCTACTTAAACCAGGGTGAAAATTTAGATATTACGCAAGTCTTTGTATCAGGACCAGGTGCCAGTTTAGGACAAATTGATGAGTTTTTAACCCAGCGTTTAGGACTGACAACAACATTAGTCGATCCAATCAGCTCGCTCGGCATTCAAAATTCAGACAGTATTCCGATGGCTCAGCGTCCTGCCTTAAGTGTTGTTATGGGTCTTGGGATGCGGGAGGTATAAGTGCATGTATTCAATTGATATCAACCTATTAAATGATCGCCCAGAATATGGTCAACAAGTTGTCTCTTCTGCCAACTATGACAGTGATGATAAAACACCATTGTTTATCGGCTTGGGTGTGGGTGGAGCAGCCTTAGGGTTAGTTCTCATTGGCTTTGGCGTCATGTCCTTCTTAAATCAGCAGTTAGTAGCTGAAGAAGAGAATCTAGATAGTGAGCTGGCACAGTTAGCACCAAAGTTAGCTGAGGTCGACGATCTTAAATTGCAAGAACGGCAAGTGAAAGAGGAGACCAAAGCATTAGCAACGATTTTTAACCAAATCAAGCCTTGGTCAGCAACCTTGCAAGATATTCGCGATCGCATTCCCCCCACCTTACAAATCACCAAGATTCAGCAAAAGGCTGCAACACCCCCTGCCCAGTCAGCTGGACAACCTCAGGATAAAGCCGCTCCAGTCGCAGCTCTATCTGCACCGACGCAGTTGACGATTACGGGTCAAGCGCTTTCCTTTAGTGATGTGAATGACCTGGTTTTGACCTTGAGAAAATCACCGTTTCTGACCGTAGCGCAAACACAGCTGATGTCATCTGAACGCAAAACGGATCAGAAAACTCAGGTTTCATTAGTTCAACATCAATTGGAAACCACAATTAATGATGTTCCAGCGTCTGAATTACTACAAATTCTGAACGCAAAAGGTGCATCTGGATTAGCTGCCCGAATTGGGGCGCTGAAGCAAAAAGGAGTAATGAATCCATGACGGCCACTGGCGGATTTGCAAGAGAAGACGAACTCTTGGGACCTTCTTATCCCACTTTATTTGGGATTACTTTTACCCCCACGGTATCAGGAATTTTGGCAGCTGTTGTTGGTGTAGGCCTAGCAGCATATGTCGGGACTCAGCTTGTCTCACCTAAATATGCTGAATACCAAGAGCTTCAAGAATCTGTTACACAAAAAACAAATGATTTAGAACAAAAAGAAGCCACTACCCAACGAGTAGATGAGATCATAGAGCGACTTAATCGTGCGAAGCGAGAGAATAAAGAGGTTCGCACTCTTTTCTCTGATCAGCAAGCATTGGATACATTGCTATTAGATTTAAATCGCGTCATCGTTTCTAGCAATGCTGAATTACAAACTTTTAAGCCCGATCATAGTTCTTCTGGCATCGTAAACGATGGTTCTTTGGGCTTACCGTTAGACAGGAAGATCAAA includes:
- a CDS encoding diflavin flavoprotein, producing the protein MTPSTLTPPSQAAPGKARDVQVVPIAPGTLALRSRSWNRLRFEIEYALERGTTANTYIIKGDKTALIDPPGGSFTEIFFQQLQAISAQSSTAFKPIFGRLWDQLRWVTQQSVDLDNFDFDLQTLDYLVLGHVNANRAETLKVLLDKVPNVTIVCSNPGAAALKTALPDYELNLKIVRSSASDKTLDLGQGHRLQFVRATTPRYPDSLLTYDSATRTLFSDKFFGIHLCSEDAFDHNTTQLREDRRYYFDCLKAPYARQVEVVLDKLAPLAISTYAPNHGPIVRYGVQELTRTYRQWSEEQQKKTSSVAILYASAYGNTATIGQAIARGITKAGVAVQVINCETASPKDIQAVADNCEGFIIGSPTLGGHAPTQIQTALGILLSTVPKSKPTGVFGSFGWSGEAIDLLEGKLRDAGYSFGFDSIKVKFKPTDVTLKTCEEAGTDFAQKIKKAVKAKTRKQGSAQVVTQTTATEQAVGRIVGSLCILTAKQGDVESGMLASWVSQATFNPPGFTVAVAKERAVESLLHTESTFVLNILGEDNYQRTMKHFLKPFGPGEDRFQGIETDTASNGSPILKDSISYLECEVANRMECGDHWVIYATVKNGEVLRSNVKTAVHHRKAGTRY
- a CDS encoding diflavin flavoprotein gives rise to the protein MVALGDRNIQSENRLTTQTLEIGDDTTVMRSLDWDRDRFDIEFGLQNGTTYNSYLVRGDKVALIDTSHEKFRELYLSLLQGEIDPAEIDYLIVSHTEPDHSGLVKDVLALAPQAVVVGAKIAISFLEEFVNESINSKIVKNGDQIDIGQGHVLEFLNAPNLHWPDTIFTYDHKTQILYTCDAFGSHFCTDDTFDKDLEALSPDYRFYYECLMGPNARSVLGAMKRMDKLEGINTIATGHGPLLRHNVQELTERYRTWSQEKSKAEQTAAVFYLSDYGYSDRLSQAIARGISKTGVAVEMMDLKVADVQEVQELINYVSAFVVTTPPNSGAYATVAQTAISQMLAAAKNKQIFGAFESYGGDDQPIDPLLTRFKDIGLKEAFGAIRVKDKPTETIYQACEESGTDLGQKLTQKDNIKKIKEIDGDLEKALGRLSSGLYILTAQKGDLKGAMLASWVAQASFEPLGFTVAVAKDRAIESLMQVNDTFVLNVLEADNYATLMTHFLKRFPPGADRFAGVKTRTAENGSPILADALSYMECKVASRMECSDHWLVYSEVTVGKVSKPDSLTAVHHRQVGTYY
- a CDS encoding alpha/beta fold hydrolase codes for the protein MTSSIPERLLFVQHGWADTNGAMARLGRRVAPANTKIIAPNLGWWRTWLRIEPLVQDVETIATQAISTHPQLPIRVVGHSMGGLIWLEVLHRHPEWWPQIESLILVGSPVSGSDVCRMMDPLEVGLGIARDLGKNRRSIASAIAAQVPTLSIASNTDGGSDGLIMLGATQFDHAHHVVLPDIVHSAQRYDEAIDQAIREFWQSPRQPLLVQPSPELEIIQRLQAVPGMTDAHRRDFEKSKVALSFDSGLTLRLWKNPARVDHVFLACPQGQCLYSGFVGWIHAGALRQTLREIQSEFAGKTTGMA
- a CDS encoding uroporphyrinogen-III synthase is translated as MTDLLLSTARLPLGNKRIVITAPRPYAGRLATAIIQQGGLPIVMPTIETYALDPAPDLDHALQQLRDFSWVAFTSRTGIQAVMLRLQQLDIPLFLLNQCHICAIGQDADQLQALGVRVDLIPKESSPAGLVAELAQIPDIDTQRILVPIPQVERIPEPDIVPNFLADLQQLGLTVVSVPAYVTRRLEATAYAVEVEQIRQGKVDAIAFSSTAEISALLQMVDAETLMKHCVIACFGPYTAGNAKDLGLSVDIVSQDFSSFTGFTAAIAQFFHPASADIPRQDPVILP
- a CDS encoding 3-deoxy-7-phosphoheptulonate synthase; amino-acid sequence: MYQTADLHVVETRPLISPALLHHEVPLTDTAAALVAETRDRIRNILRNEDQRLLVIVGPCSVHDVDAALEYGKKLAVLREQLSDQLEIVMRVYFEKPRTSIGWKGLINDPHLDGSYDINTGLRLARQLLLDLANLGLPAATELLDPITPQYIADLIAWTAIGARTTESQTHREMASGLSMPIGFKNNTDGSLQAASNAMLAANQPHRFLGINHHGLASIVKTTGNPDTHLVLRGGKQGPNYAAENVEQATKELAKHNLNPRVMVDCSHANANKDHNRQVEVLENVARQLNNSSQRLLGVMIESHLVAGNQPISEDLSQLTYGQSITDACVNFETTTKMLTTLAASVRGADTVSVS
- a CDS encoding nuclear transport factor 2 family protein gives rise to the protein MQDEQVILDANAAFYRAFEKKDLAAMQKVWSHGIASICVHPGRGELKGWDAIESSWQKIFKNTAYLEIDTKIITVNRSGDLAYVVLIEKVLQVAQRRQQKAESMATNIFERMGQDWYLVHHHGSPIVS